The Equus caballus isolate H_3958 breed thoroughbred chromosome 22, TB-T2T, whole genome shotgun sequence genome window below encodes:
- the LOC100058575 gene encoding cystatin-9 isoform X1: protein MEDARSRAGRTGRNSTEEAQREALVPEQISGPVPGRLWWELELGRAKPMGACAPAAGPRRQRSWALPCTMLLILLGSQLLVTRGWSSQEKSVSDDQRVIESYLPATVEYALHVFNLKSKDVNAYRLVRIRKSWREQDENTMTFSMELDLRRTRCGKFDEDIDNCPFEESSELNNVRHTSTSLRPSTASSPSALSPGLQPSISRMRPAWRGSTK from the exons ATGGAGGACGCACGGTCACGTGCGGGAAGGACAGGGCGTAATAGCACAGAGGAGGCCCAGAGGGAGGCGCTTGTCCCGGAGCAGATAAGTGGACCAGTCCCAGGGAGGCTCTGGTGGGAGCTTGAGCTGGGAAGAGCGAAGCCCATGGGGGCCTGTGCGCCTGCAGCCGGGCCTCGCCGACAGCGGAGCTGGGCTCTGCCCTGCACCATGCTCCTGATTCTCTTAGGTTCTCAGCTCCTGGTGACTCGTGGCTGGAGTTCCCAAGAGAAAAGTGTCAGTGATGACCAAAGAGTCATAGAAAGTTACCTCCCAGCTACCGTGGAGTATGCCTTACACGTCTTCAACCTGAAGAGCAAGGACGTGAATGCCTACAGGCTGGTGCGCATCCGGAAGTCCTGGAGGGAGCAG GACGAGAACACGATGACGTTCTCCATGGAGCTGGACCTTCGCAGAACCAGGTGTGGGAAATTTGATGAAGATATTGACAACTGCCCCTTTGAAGAAAGCTCGGAGCTGAATAATGTAAGACACACATCTACTTCCCTCAG ACCATCCACTGCTTCTTCACCATCAGCACTGAGCCCTGGATTACAACCTTCCATCTCCAGAATGAGACCTGCCTGGAGGGGTTCCACTAAGTGA
- the LOC100058659 gene encoding cystatin-13 — protein MARLCLSLLLLVAVVALVSRGVHTWGSPKVVREFQDIPESYVYVQQALWFAMKKYNQASRDKYSYKVVKVLKSQEQVTDSLDYFLEVKIARTMCKKIAGESENCLLQQDPKMQKMFLCTFIVASKPWKFELNMLKKHCKDV, from the exons ATGGCCAGGCTCTGCCTGAGCTTGCTGCTCCTGGTGGCCGTTGTGGCCCTTGTGTCCAGAGGCGTCCACACCTGGGGCTCGCCAAAGGTGGTGCGAGAATTCCAAGACATCCCAGAATCCTACGTGTACGTGCAGCAGGCGCTGTGGTTCGCCATGAAAAAGTACAACCAGGCCAGCAGAGACAAGTACAGCTACAAGGTGGTGAAGGTTCTTAAATCCCAGGAGCAG GTCACAGATAGTTTGGACTACTTTCTTGAAGTCAAAATTGCCCGAACAATGTGCAAGAAAATTGCAGGAGAAAGTGAAAACTGCTTATTGCAACAGGATCCCAAAATGCAAAAG aTGTTTCTTTGCACCTTTATTGTTGCATCGAAACCCTGGAAATTTGAACTCAATATGCTGAAGAAACATTGCAAAGATGTCTAA
- the LOC100058575 gene encoding cystatin-9 isoform X2, with product MEDARSRAGRTGRNSTEEAQREALVPEQISGPVPGRLWWELELGRAKPMGACAPAAGPRRQRSWALPCTMLLILLGSQLLVTRGWSSQEKSVSDDQRVIESYLPATVEYALHVFNLKSKDVNAYRLVRIRKSWREQDENTMTFSMELDLRRTRCGKFDEDIDNCPFEESSELNNTIHCFFTISTEPWITTFHLQNETCLEGFH from the exons ATGGAGGACGCACGGTCACGTGCGGGAAGGACAGGGCGTAATAGCACAGAGGAGGCCCAGAGGGAGGCGCTTGTCCCGGAGCAGATAAGTGGACCAGTCCCAGGGAGGCTCTGGTGGGAGCTTGAGCTGGGAAGAGCGAAGCCCATGGGGGCCTGTGCGCCTGCAGCCGGGCCTCGCCGACAGCGGAGCTGGGCTCTGCCCTGCACCATGCTCCTGATTCTCTTAGGTTCTCAGCTCCTGGTGACTCGTGGCTGGAGTTCCCAAGAGAAAAGTGTCAGTGATGACCAAAGAGTCATAGAAAGTTACCTCCCAGCTACCGTGGAGTATGCCTTACACGTCTTCAACCTGAAGAGCAAGGACGTGAATGCCTACAGGCTGGTGCGCATCCGGAAGTCCTGGAGGGAGCAG GACGAGAACACGATGACGTTCTCCATGGAGCTGGACCTTCGCAGAACCAGGTGTGGGAAATTTGATGAAGATATTGACAACTGCCCCTTTGAAGAAAGCTCGGAGCTGAATAAT ACCATCCACTGCTTCTTCACCATCAGCACTGAGCCCTGGATTACAACCTTCCATCTCCAGAATGAGACCTGCCTGGAGGGGTTCCACTAA